The Trypanosoma brucei brucei TREU927 chromosome 9, whole genome shotgun sequence genome includes a window with the following:
- a CDS encoding ribosomal protein L36, putative, with product MAATKREAPVPRTGIIAGFNKGYKTTRRARRPSSNDRYALPHKKLRAVKAIISDLVGFSPMERRVQELLRVGKDKRALKFCKKRLGSIKAAKKRRAKVEEALRQQTKKK from the coding sequence ATGGCAGCTACCAAGAGAGAGGCCCCCGTCCCGCGCACGGGTATTATTGCCGGCTTCAACAAGGGCTACAAAACAACCCGTCGCGCCCGCCGCCCGTCATCCAACGATCGCTACGCCCTCCCCCACAAAAAGTTGCGTGCCGTGAAGGCCATCATCAGCGACCTCGTCGGCTTCTCGCCCATGGAGAGGCGCGTACAGGAGTTGCTTCGAGTGGGAAAGGATAAGCGCGCACTAAAGTTCTGCAAGAAGCGCCTCGGCAGCATCAAAGCAGCGAAGAAGCGCCGCGcgaaggtggaggaggctCTCCGCCAGCAGACCAAAAAGAAGTAG